Below is a window of Ruegeria sp. THAF33 DNA.
GCGGCTGATGGCCGCCAAGGGGCACCAGATCAGCGTGACCGAGCGCAACGCCAAGGTTTCAGCCGCATTGAAGGCGGAACTGGGCGTAACCGTAGCTGCGCCTCAGGCCGTGATTGACACCTCGGACATCGTGTTCCTGTGCCTGCGCCCGCATATCGCGGCCGAGGTTCTGGACCCGCTGACATTCCGCGCCGATCAGCAGATCGTGTCGGTCATGGCGGCGGTTTCGGCCGAGCACCTGGCCGCGCTTTGCGCCCCGGCGTCGGATTTCGTGCAGACCATCCCGCTGGGCTTTCTGGAAACCGGCGGCTGCCCGATGGCGGCTTTTGGCAATGATCGCCTGCTGGCGGATCTGTTTGAACCGGAGAACCCCGTGGTCAAGGTTGCGGATGAAGCCGCGCTGAACGCGCATTTCGCCATTTGTGCCATGGTTCCCGGCATTCTGGACCTGATGGCCACCGGTGCCGAATGGCTGGGTGACGCAACCGGTGATGCGGACGGGGCCGAGTTCTATACAACGCAGTTGATGGCGGGTTTTCTGGCCTCGATGGAAAAAGGCGCCGCCGGACGGTTGGCACAGGAGCGTGACGCCCTGGCGACAGAGGGCACGCTGAGCCTGCAAATGACGGACGCCCTGAAAGACGGGGGCGCGCACGAGGCGCTGCGGTCCGCGCTTGGGGCAATAGGCAAACGTTTGGAG
It encodes the following:
- a CDS encoding NAD(P)-binding domain-containing protein; this encodes MNRIGFIGTGHIAAPIARLMAAKGHQISVTERNAKVSAALKAELGVTVAAPQAVIDTSDIVFLCLRPHIAAEVLDPLTFRADQQIVSVMAAVSAEHLAALCAPASDFVQTIPLGFLETGGCPMAAFGNDRLLADLFEPENPVVKVADEAALNAHFAICAMVPGILDLMATGAEWLGDATGDADGAEFYTTQLMAGFLASMEKGAAGRLAQERDALATEGTLSLQMTDALKDGGAHEALRSALGAIGKRLES